The genomic stretch CTACACTCAGCATTGCGGCGTTCCTTCCTCGCCGGCGTTCACCGCGCCGGCGTCCTTCCTAGGCGTCCTTCCTACAGGTCACGGTGGAAGGTACGCCGCGTTCTCATGCGAGGGCTCATCCACAGGTTTCGACCATAGCTCCGGCCCCGGTCAGGCGGTCGACGGTGGCCGCGACCATGGCCGGCGAGCCGCACACGTACACGTCCTGCCCGTCCCAGGGGCCGTGACGCAGGGCCGCGTCGACGACCAGACCGCGTTCGCCGAGGTAGCGGCCGTCCTCAGAGACCACCGGGTACACCGTCAGCCAGGGCCAGGCCCGGGCCATGCGGGTCAGCGCGGGCTGGTCGTAGAGCTCGGCCTCGGTCCGGGCGCCGACGAACAGATGGGTCCGCCGCGGCGACGGCCCGCTGCCGACCTGCTCGACCAGCGCCCGCAGCGGCGCCAGCCCGGTGCCCCCGGCGATGAGCAGCAGGTCCCGCCGGGCGGCAGGGTCGAGGGTGAGCCGGTGCCCGACCGGCGCGCCGAGGCGCAGCACGTCGCCCGGCGTGACGGACTGCACCAGCACGGCGCTGACCTGGCCGCCGTCGACCAGGCGGACGTGCAGCTCGATGGTGCCGTCGGGAGCGGGCGCGTTGGCCGGGGAGTAGTAGCGCCACAGCCGGGGACGCAGCGGTGTCTCCACGGCGACCGACTGGCCGGGGAGGTAGTGCAGGCGGCTGTCCGGCTGCAGTCGCAGGACGGCCACGTCCAGGCTGCGCCGCTCGTGCGAGACGACCGTGGCGTCCCACCACGGCGGGCTGGTGCGCTCCGCCCGCTCCGCGGCCTCCACCATGGCCGCTGCGACCGTGTCGTAGGCGACCTCCCAGTCGCGGGCGAGCTGTGGCGTCCAGTCCGCGCCCAGGAAGTGCTCCAGCGTGGCCAGCAGGCTCTCCCGCACCGCCGGGTGGTGTTTGGCGACCACGCCGAACTTGCGGTGGTCGCTGGCGAGCTGATGCAGGAACGGCAGCAGGTCGTCCAGGTTGTCCACGTCGGCGACGATCTGCCCCAGCGCATGGGCCAGCTTGCCGCGTTGGCTCGCCATCGACACCGGGAACATCTCGCGGGTGTCGGGATAGGTCAGGAACAAGTAGGAGTAGAAGAACAGCGGCAGCTCGTCACCGTAGCCGGCAACCCGGGCGAAGCTGTCCTTCAGGCGTTGCGCATCCACCACCGGCACATCCAGCTCGTCGACGCTCGAGGAACGGACTGGCCGGCGCCCCGACGGGGTGGGGTGCAGTCTCAGCAGCGCGGCGACCGGCGACCGGCGACCGGTGAAGCGACCGATGCGCGGCAAGCCGGGCGCCTCGAAAATGCGTCGCCAGCCAGAACCTCGCAATATGATGTGACATCGGAGTCGGAGCGCAAAATCATGGAGCGCTCGTGGAGCGGGGCGGCGCCCGGTCGCCAGGCCGTGACACCACATTCACAGCTTTATTCAACTGCAATTCGGCTTCTTGGCGGCAAGGACGTGCTCGGTAAGATCTGGTCGAGAAGAATGACATTCGCCAAGGACGCCAGCCTATCGAGTTCGACACATACCCTGAACTGGCCACCGCGTCGGGCCGGGCGTCATCGCTGCTCCCATCCGCGGCCGTGGACGACGTTCAACCGGCGGGCCGACTGCCGGACGGCTTCCGGGGTACGCTTGTCGGCACGGCGGGCACGCCGCCGGACTCACCCGGCAACGGCGCTGGGGGCTTCCTGGACGCCTCGGCCGGAATGGGCCTGAACTGTCGCAGGAGGCAAGGATGAGCGTCTTCGAGAGGATGGCCGAGTCCGGCCACGAGCAGGTCGTGTTCTGCTACGACCGCCAGACCGGGATGAAGGCGATCATCGCCATCCACGACACTGCGCTCGGCCCGGCCCGCGGCGGCACCCGCTACAAGGCCTACGACTCCGAGGACGAGGCCCTCGACGACGCGCTGCGCCTGTCCCAGGGCATGACGTACAAGTTCGCCTTCACCGACATACCCCGCGGCGGCGGCAAGGCGGTGCTGTTCAAGGAGGACGGCGGCACCGACAAGCGGGTGCTGCTGCGGGTGTACGGGCGGTTCGTCCAGCTGCTCGCTGGCCGCTTCGGGACCGGCCCCGACCTCGGCACCAGCGCCCAGGACATGGTCGACGTAGCCAGGGAGACCGACTACGTGTGGGCGGTGGACGAACGGTTCGGGGGCACCGGAGACTCCACTCCGCTGACCGCGCAAGGGGTGCTGGCCGGGATCGGCGCCGCCCTCGACGAGGTCTTCGGAACCCCCGACCTGAAGGACCGCCGGATCGCGGTGCAGGGGCTGGGCGGGGTCGGCGGCCACCTCGCCGGGCTGCTGGTCGCTGCGGGCGCCAGCGTCATCGGCGCCGACATCGACCCGGCACGGGGCAAGGAGCTGGCCGACCGGACCGGCATCGAGCTGGTGGACCCGGAGCAGATCTACGAGGTCCCCTGCGACGTGTTCTCCCCCAACGCGGTCGGGGGGGTGCTCAACGAGCAGACGATCCCACGCTTGGCCTGCCGGATCGTGGCCGGCGGCGCGAACAACCAGCTCGCCACGCGGCAGGACGGCGTCCGCCTCATGGAGCGGGGCATCCTCTACGCGCCCGACTACGTGATCAACTCGGCCGCCCCGTACGCGGTGATCGGGTCGGGTGAGCTCGGGTACTCCGACGCCCGGCTGGCGGTGTCGGTGCAGGGCGTGGCCAGCGCGCTGCAGCTGATCTTCAGGCGGTCCCGGGCCGAGAGACGCCCGACCGCCGAGGTGGCCGACACCATCGCCGAGGAGCGGGTCGCGGCCGCCGCGCACATCCGGGCCATGACCCCGGGCACCGGCAGCCTCCCACGCCAGGCTCTCTGACCGGGCGGTCCGCCCGGCCCGCCGCAGCCCTCGCGCGTCCGAATATCTCGGATATTGCTAATCCGGACATCCACATACACGAAGAACCATGGCAAACTTCGCAGTAAGGATCGCCCGGGTGGGCTTCTGGGGAGGCGCTGGCATGGATGACTACGCAGGCCGCATCACCATCATCGCCTCGTCCACGATGGTGCACCACCGCGTCAGGTGCATGGTCTGCAAGCGGTCGGTCGACAACCGGGTGGTCTTCCTGACCAACGACGCCCGGGTGCTGCACACGGGCTGCGTGCCCAACCGGGTGAAGGTCCCCAACGCCGTGCTGCTGCAGGCCATCCGGCGGCTCGAGCGGATGGTCGAGCGGGCCAGGACCAACCCGTTCCCCGACGACCCGGACTCCTACGAGCCCGACGGGGTCCTCGACCCGGACGGCGCCTTCGACCAGGACGTGCTCGGCCCCTACGAGCCCATCGGCGCCCTGGCCGCCCACGAGGCGGACCCGCGCCGGGACCCCCGCCGGCTCCCCTGACCTCCCCGCCGGCTCCCCTGACCTCCCCGCCGGCTCGCCTGACCTCCCCGCCGGCTCGCCTGACCTCCCGCCGGTGTGTGACTGACGCCGATAGCTGGCCCTGAAGACTGCCATAATCCAGGGCTTTCGAGCGACGTGCCAGCCCAAGGTGGCCCGCACTGACAGGGATAGTTGGCCCAACAATGCGGTGGCTGTGATCCTGACCGCTCAGCTGCCGCCCCCTCGACGACCTCGCCGTCTTGGCCACGGCCATCGGGGTCACCCCGGCGTGGTCGAGCACGGCCTGTTCCTGGGGAGTGGCCTACGAAATCCTCCTCGGTCACCCCGACAGCCGCTCTCGAGATCCTGCGCCACGGCGGCGGGCCGGACCCCAACGGAAAGGGTTCTCGCCAGACGGCATGCGCCCGGCGACGGCATCGGTGTCACACGAACGCGTACCCCACCGAGACCATGCCGAGCCCGAAGGGAGCAGCTGTGCAGGCCAAGCCTGAAACCGAGCCGATTGACACCGCTACCGGACCGCAGATCAACATCGTTATCAACAGGGTCCACTACCGGGCGCCGCGGCCGGTCATGACCGGCGCCGAGCTGGCTGCGCTGGCCGGCGTGCCAGCCGGCAACCAGCTGTTCTTGGAGGTCCCTGGACCAGACGATGACCGCCCGATCGGCCCCGACGAGCCGGTCGAGCTCCGCTCCGGGATGCGCTTCTACGACGTGCCGGTCGGCAACCTCGGCTGAGCCGCGTGATCCCCACCCACGACCTGGCCACCCTGGTGGCCTGCTACCCGACCGCGGTCGTTGCCGACCGCGCCGACCACACCGCGGTCGTCGCCGTGCCCGCCCTGCCGCTCCGGCCCGGCTGGAACCAGCCGTCCACCGAGGTCTTGTTCCTGGTCCCGACCGCCTACCCGGCCGCGCAGCCGGACTGCTTCTACACCGGCCCGCAGCTGCGCCTTGCCGGCGGGCAGCTGCCGAGCAACTCCACCCCGAACGACCTCGACGGCCGCCAGCTGCTGTGGTTCTCCTGGCACCTGGCCAGCTGGCATCCGCACCGCAACAACCTGGTGTCCTACCTGCACTTCATCGAACGGAGGCTGCACGATGCCCGCTGAGCTGCGGATGACCGACGCGCAGTGGGCGCAGCTGCGCGCTGGGCTGCTGGCCGACGACGACGAGCACGCGGCGCTGCTGGTCTGCGGCCACCTGGCCGCCGGTGACGACCAGGTGCTGCTCTGCCGCCGAGTGCAGCACCTCGACCCCGCTGACCTCCTCGACGCGGGCCCGCGGCATCTGGCCATCGCGCCGACGACCCTGGCTCGGGCGGCCAAGACCGCCCGAGCCGAGCAGGGAACCGTGGTCGTCTGCCACTCCCATCCGTTTCCCGGGCCGGTGCACGCCTCCCCCC from Actinomycetes bacterium encodes the following:
- a CDS encoding E2/UBC family protein, which codes for MIPTHDLATLVACYPTAVVADRADHTAVVAVPALPLRPGWNQPSTEVLFLVPTAYPAAQPDCFYTGPQLRLAGGQLPSNSTPNDLDGRQLLWFSWHLASWHPHRNNLVSYLHFIERRLHDAR
- a CDS encoding Glu/Leu/Phe/Val dehydrogenase dimerization domain-containing protein; the encoded protein is MSVFERMAESGHEQVVFCYDRQTGMKAIIAIHDTALGPARGGTRYKAYDSEDEALDDALRLSQGMTYKFAFTDIPRGGGKAVLFKEDGGTDKRVLLRVYGRFVQLLAGRFGTGPDLGTSAQDMVDVARETDYVWAVDERFGGTGDSTPLTAQGVLAGIGAALDEVFGTPDLKDRRIAVQGLGGVGGHLAGLLVAAGASVIGADIDPARGKELADRTGIELVDPEQIYEVPCDVFSPNAVGGVLNEQTIPRLACRIVAGGANNQLATRQDGVRLMERGILYAPDYVINSAAPYAVIGSGELGYSDARLAVSVQGVASALQLIFRRSRAERRPTAEVADTIAEERVAAAAHIRAMTPGTGSLPRQAL
- a CDS encoding FAD-binding oxidoreductase, which translates into the protein MPRIGRFTGRRSPVAALLRLHPTPSGRRPVRSSSVDELDVPVVDAQRLKDSFARVAGYGDELPLFFYSYLFLTYPDTREMFPVSMASQRGKLAHALGQIVADVDNLDDLLPFLHQLASDHRKFGVVAKHHPAVRESLLATLEHFLGADWTPQLARDWEVAYDTVAAAMVEAAERAERTSPPWWDATVVSHERRSLDVAVLRLQPDSRLHYLPGQSVAVETPLRPRLWRYYSPANAPAPDGTIELHVRLVDGGQVSAVLVQSVTPGDVLRLGAPVGHRLTLDPAARRDLLLIAGGTGLAPLRALVEQVGSGPSPRRTHLFVGARTEAELYDQPALTRMARAWPWLTVYPVVSEDGRYLGERGLVVDAALRHGPWDGQDVYVCGSPAMVAATVDRLTGAGAMVETCG
- a CDS encoding multiubiquitin domain-containing protein, with product MQAKPETEPIDTATGPQINIVINRVHYRAPRPVMTGAELAALAGVPAGNQLFLEVPGPDDDRPIGPDEPVELRSGMRFYDVPVGNLG